The following proteins come from a genomic window of Cronobacter muytjensii ATCC 51329:
- the gltP gene encoding glutamate/aspartate:proton symporter GltP, producing the protein MKNSKISLAWQILLALVLGILLGSFLHYQTDSREWLVTNLLSPAGDIFIHLIKMIVVPIVISTLVVGIAGVGDAKQLGRIGAKTILYFEVITTVAIVLGITLANVFQPGSGIDMSQLAAVDISKYQHTTEEVQSHAHGLMGTILSLVPTNIFASMAKGEMLPIIFFSVLFGLGLSSLPAAHREPLVTVFRSVSETMFKVTHMVMRYAPVGVFALISVTVANFGFASLWPLAKLVILVYVAILFFALVVLGAVARMCGLRVWTLIRILKDELILAYSTASSESVLPRIIEKMEAYGAPASITSFVVPTGYSFNLDGSTLYQSIAAIFIAQLYGIELSLGQEIILVLTLMVTSKGIAGVPGVSFVVLLATLGSVGIPLEGLAFIAGVDRILDMARTALNVVGNALAVLVIAKWEHKFDRKKAQAYEREVLGRFDSTAND; encoded by the coding sequence ATGAAAAACAGTAAAATCAGCCTGGCCTGGCAGATCCTGCTGGCCCTGGTGCTGGGTATTCTTCTGGGCAGTTTTCTTCATTATCAGACGGATAGCCGTGAATGGCTGGTGACTAATCTCCTTTCGCCCGCAGGCGACATTTTTATTCATCTCATCAAAATGATTGTGGTGCCGATTGTTATCTCCACGCTGGTGGTCGGGATTGCCGGTGTCGGCGATGCGAAACAGCTTGGGCGCATCGGCGCGAAAACCATCCTCTATTTTGAAGTGATCACCACCGTCGCGATCGTGCTTGGCATTACGCTTGCGAACGTGTTTCAGCCAGGCAGCGGCATCGATATGTCGCAGCTGGCAGCGGTGGATATTTCAAAATATCAGCATACGACCGAAGAGGTGCAGAGCCACGCTCACGGCCTGATGGGTACCATTCTGTCGCTGGTGCCGACCAATATTTTCGCCTCGATGGCGAAAGGCGAAATGCTGCCCATCATCTTCTTCTCGGTCCTGTTCGGCTTAGGGCTGTCTTCGTTGCCGGCCGCACATCGTGAACCTCTGGTGACGGTGTTCCGCTCCGTGTCCGAAACCATGTTTAAAGTCACCCATATGGTGATGCGCTATGCACCGGTGGGGGTGTTTGCGCTGATCTCGGTAACAGTGGCGAACTTTGGTTTCGCATCGCTCTGGCCGCTCGCGAAACTGGTCATTCTGGTGTACGTGGCGATTCTGTTCTTCGCGCTGGTGGTGCTCGGCGCGGTGGCGCGGATGTGCGGGCTGCGCGTCTGGACGCTGATCCGCATTCTGAAAGATGAGCTGATTCTGGCCTACTCCACGGCAAGCTCTGAAAGCGTGCTGCCGCGTATTATCGAAAAAATGGAAGCCTATGGCGCGCCTGCTTCCATCACAAGCTTTGTAGTCCCTACCGGCTACTCCTTTAACCTCGACGGCTCCACGCTCTACCAGAGCATCGCGGCGATTTTCATCGCGCAGCTTTACGGTATTGAGCTGTCGCTGGGCCAGGAAATTATCCTGGTGCTGACGCTGATGGTGACCTCAAAAGGGATCGCGGGCGTCCCGGGCGTCTCTTTTGTGGTGCTGCTGGCGACGCTTGGCAGCGTGGGCATTCCGCTGGAAGGCCTGGCCTTTATCGCGGGCGTTGACCGTATCCTCGACATGGCGCGCACCGCGCTGAACGTGGTGGGTAATGCGCTGGCGGTGCTGGTTATCGCCAAGTGGGAGCACAAATTCGACCGCAAAAAAGCGCAGGCTTATGAGCGCGAGGTGCTTGGCCGGTTCGACAGTACCGCCAACGATTAA
- a CDS encoding Hok/Gef family protein, whose amino-acid sequence MKPLKYLFACFVVFCVTILIFALINHGTLCELTIKHGNKEVAARLACSDR is encoded by the coding sequence ATGAAGCCACTCAAATATCTTTTCGCATGTTTCGTTGTATTTTGCGTCACGATATTAATTTTCGCTTTAATTAACCACGGCACGTTATGTGAGTTAACGATAAAGCACGGAAATAAGGAGGTGGCGGCACGGCTTGCCTGCTCTGACCGATAA
- a CDS encoding Hok/Gef family protein — MMPLRYLLACLLVVCVTILIFALMNRGMLCEFTIRSGNQEVAAKLSCKDK, encoded by the coding sequence ATGATGCCACTGCGTTATTTACTGGCCTGTTTATTAGTGGTCTGCGTAACTATTTTGATTTTTGCTTTAATGAATCGGGGTATGTTATGCGAGTTTACCATCAGAAGCGGCAACCAGGAAGTGGCAGCTAAGCTTTCCTGTAAGGACAAGTAA